DNA sequence from the Streptomyces sp. CA-210063 genome:
AGGGGCAGGCCGTTCACGCCGAGGCCTTTGCCAGGGAGGGTCTTGCCCACGGGGAGGCCGCCGAGCAGTCCGGCGACGGGGGCGGTCGGTCCCTCGGCGAGGGCACCCGCGGCGGCGGGCTGCGCGGCCTCCAGACCGGTGCCGAGCGCGCTCTGCCCCTGGGTGAGGGCGCCGGTGGCGGTCGGCAGCGCCTTCGTGACCTTCTCCACGGGCAGCGCTTGGGTGACGGTGCCGAGGGCCTGGGAGGCTTCGGGGACACT
Encoded proteins:
- a CDS encoding ATP-binding protein, which gives rise to MKQSAAKTLGVAVVGAAIAAAGAGAANAAPSAPSVPEASQALGTVTQALPVEKVTKALPTATGALTQGQSALGTGLEAAQPAAAGALAEGPTAPVAGLLGGLPVGKTLPGKGLGVNGLPLGGGA